Proteins encoded together in one Lathyrus oleraceus cultivar Zhongwan6 chromosome 5, CAAS_Psat_ZW6_1.0, whole genome shotgun sequence window:
- the LOC127081059 gene encoding uncharacterized protein LOC127081059, with protein sequence MEQMQNFIKGLKSQTHILLDVYARGTIRQITEPQVKDIIEKMCMNEYRSKSERSVKLETSGTPKGMSTVDTHTALLAQVELLNKQLAKGCLNKANVSQVQSLKCDFYGRGYENVRCLLEGVIEEVQFANV encoded by the coding sequence ATGGAGCAAATGCAAAATTTCATTAAAGGCCTCAAGAGTCAAACACATATATTGCTAGATGTTTATGCGAGAGGCACAATTAGACAAATAACCGAACCACAAGTAAAGGACATCATCGAAAAGATGTGCATGAATGAGTATCGTTCTAAAAGTGAAAGATCGGTTAAGCTCGAAACTAGTGGCACGCCTAAAGGCATGTCAACTGTTGATACTCATACTGCATTATTAGCTCAAGTTGAATTGTTAAATAAGCAGCTAGCTAAAGGCTGCTTAAATAAAGCTAACGTGAGCCAGGTACAATCACTTAAGTGTGACTTTTACGGAAGAGGATATGAAAACGTAAGATGTTTGTTGGAAGGGGTAATTGAAGAGGTCCAATTTGCAAATGTTTAG